In the genome of Afifella aestuarii, one region contains:
- the chlG gene encoding chlorophyll synthase ChlG — protein sequence MSRSASIASDTLTRPKPAAVLELLKPITWFAPMWAFGCGVVSSGVPISERWLVMLAGIVLAGPMVTATSQAANDWYDRHVDAINEPNRPIPSGRIPGRWGLYIALIWTALSLVLAAFLGIWVFWAAVVGLILAWAYSAPPFRLKKNGWWGNTAVAACYEGLPWFTGAAVMVGGLPDWRIITLAALYSLGAHGIMTLNDFKAVEGDLKMGIRSLPAQLGVARAARFACFVMAFPQAIVIALLFSWGKPIYAAAVCVSLLVQFVLMARLLREPKEQAAWYNATGTTLYVLGMLISAFALRTIGA from the coding sequence ATGTCTCGTTCGGCTTCGATTGCATCCGATACTTTAACCCGCCCGAAACCGGCGGCCGTGCTCGAATTGTTGAAGCCGATCACATGGTTCGCACCCATGTGGGCGTTCGGCTGCGGCGTCGTCTCCTCAGGCGTTCCGATCTCTGAGCGCTGGCTGGTGATGCTTGCCGGCATCGTGCTCGCGGGACCGATGGTCACGGCGACGAGCCAGGCCGCGAACGACTGGTACGATCGCCATGTCGACGCGATCAATGAGCCGAACCGCCCGATCCCGTCTGGGCGCATTCCGGGCCGTTGGGGCCTTTATATCGCACTCATTTGGACGGCTTTGTCGCTCGTCCTCGCAGCGTTTCTCGGCATCTGGGTGTTCTGGGCGGCAGTGGTCGGCCTCATTCTCGCCTGGGCCTATTCGGCGCCGCCCTTCCGGCTGAAAAAGAACGGCTGGTGGGGCAATACAGCGGTCGCGGCCTGCTACGAGGGGCTTCCGTGGTTCACCGGCGCCGCTGTCATGGTGGGCGGGCTGCCGGACTGGCGGATCATCACGCTTGCCGCGCTCTACAGCCTCGGCGCCCACGGGATCATGACCCTCAACGACTTCAAGGCGGTCGAGGGCGACCTCAAGATGGGGATCCGGTCGCTGCCGGCGCAATTGGGCGTCGCGCGCGCGGCGAGGTTTGCCTGTTTTGTCATGGCTTTCCCGCAAGCCATTGTGATTGCGCTCCTGTTTTCGTGGGGAAAGCCGATTTACGCGGCCGCGGTCTGTGTCTCCTTGCTCGTGCAGTTCGTGCTGATGGCGCGCCTGTTGCGTGAGCCGAAAGAGCAGGCCGCCTGGTACAATGCCACCGGCACCACGCTTTACGTTCTTGGCATGCTGATTTCGGCTTTCGCACTGCGTACGATTGGAGCGTGA
- a CDS encoding BCD family MFS transporter produces the protein MQTATLGWVSIVRLGLVQAALGAIVVLTTSTLNRVMVVELALPATLPGALVGVHYAVQMLRPRWGYGSDITARRTPWIIGGMAVLGGGGFLAAVATAWMSVNLAGGIALAVISFFAIGIGVGAAGTSLLALLAAKVDPGRRAAAATLVWGMMIVGFVVTATSAGHFLDPFSPQRLVAVTGAVSLAAFLVTVVAVFGVEKRVARPDDAHPAGKDGAEEKPAFRQALKEVWSETTARRFTIFIFVSMLAYSAQDLVLEPFAGTVFGMTPGESTKLAGVQHSGVLVGMLLVGALGSNVIGRRIGTMKSWTIGGCFASALALFGLVMAGFWGPGWPIRGSVFFLGAANGAFAVAAIASMMGLAGAGRERREGVRMGLWGAAQGVAFGLGGFLGTVAIDTTRTIFASPVPAYAMVFAIEGVFFVISAWLAYRVDRAGEVISAPLDVTAVGEETLAGLGGR, from the coding sequence ATGCAGACAGCCACGTTGGGCTGGGTCAGCATCGTCCGTCTCGGACTGGTGCAGGCGGCGCTTGGAGCGATCGTCGTCCTGACGACGTCGACTTTGAACCGGGTGATGGTCGTGGAGCTTGCGCTCCCTGCCACTTTGCCCGGCGCTCTGGTCGGCGTCCATTATGCGGTGCAGATGCTGCGCCCGCGTTGGGGTTATGGCTCGGACATCACCGCGCGCAGAACGCCGTGGATCATCGGAGGTATGGCTGTCCTCGGGGGCGGCGGCTTCCTGGCCGCGGTCGCGACAGCCTGGATGAGTGTCAATCTCGCCGGTGGTATCGCGCTTGCCGTCATAAGCTTCTTTGCAATCGGCATCGGCGTCGGCGCGGCCGGCACCTCGCTTCTCGCCCTGCTTGCCGCGAAGGTCGATCCCGGCCGTCGCGCGGCGGCAGCGACGCTCGTCTGGGGGATGATGATCGTCGGTTTCGTGGTGACGGCGACCTCCGCCGGCCATTTCCTCGATCCGTTCTCTCCGCAGCGGCTCGTTGCCGTGACGGGAGCGGTCTCTCTGGCGGCTTTCCTGGTGACAGTCGTAGCCGTCTTCGGTGTCGAAAAGCGCGTTGCCCGGCCCGATGATGCGCATCCCGCGGGGAAGGACGGGGCGGAGGAAAAGCCCGCATTCCGGCAGGCGCTGAAAGAGGTCTGGAGCGAGACGACGGCCCGTCGCTTCACCATCTTCATCTTCGTGTCGATGCTCGCTTACAGCGCCCAGGATCTCGTGCTTGAGCCTTTCGCGGGCACGGTCTTTGGAATGACGCCGGGCGAATCGACGAAGCTCGCCGGCGTCCAGCACAGCGGCGTCCTTGTCGGCATGCTTCTGGTCGGCGCTCTCGGCAGCAACGTGATCGGCCGGCGCATCGGCACCATGAAGAGCTGGACCATCGGCGGCTGCTTTGCCTCCGCTTTGGCGCTCTTCGGGCTGGTCATGGCAGGCTTCTGGGGGCCCGGTTGGCCGATCAGGGGCTCGGTCTTCTTTTTGGGTGCGGCAAACGGCGCCTTCGCTGTGGCCGCCATCGCGTCGATGATGGGTCTTGCGGGTGCCGGGCGCGAGCGCCGTGAAGGTGTGCGCATGGGCCTGTGGGGTGCCGCGCAGGGCGTGGCTTTCGGCCTTGGCGGATTCCTGGGCACGGTGGCCATCGACACGACACGCACGATCTTTGCTTCGCCGGTACCGGCCTATGCCATGGTCTTTGCGATCGAAGGCGTGTTCTTTGTGATTTCGGCCTGGCTTGCATACCGGGTCGATCGCGCGGGGGAGGTGATCTCGGCCCCGCTGGATGTGACGGCCGTGGGCGAGGAGACGCTCGCAGGTTTAGGGGGACGGTAA
- a CDS encoding geranylgeranyl diphosphate reductase, with the protein MPESKTYDVVVVGGGPAGATAATDLASKGHSVLLLDRQGRIKPCGGAVPPRLLRDFNVPTSMLVAQVSSAEIVSPTDRRVNMPIEGGFVGMVDREHFDEWLRQRAAEAGAERCAGTFEAFDRDTDGVARIHYRPKDGGRDASLEVVRARAVIGADGANSAVAREAVPRAGRVPYVFAYHEIVRSPQDGAAHFDPKRCDVYYNGRMSPDFYSWVFPHGDTTSIGTGSANKGFSLRNAVADLRGITGLDAAETIRKEGAPIPLKPRRKWDNDQDVLLAGDAAGVVAPASGEGIYYAMVCGRFAGEAVEEFLRTNDAKALAGARKRFMKEHGRVFWILGIMQYFWYKNDKRRERFVSMCADPDVQRLTWEAYMNKKLVRARPGAHMRVFFKDMAHLLGLVQPDEASKLGPRRRVS; encoded by the coding sequence ATGCCTGAGAGCAAAACATACGATGTGGTCGTCGTCGGGGGTGGCCCGGCTGGCGCGACGGCTGCAACCGATCTTGCCTCCAAGGGGCATTCGGTCCTGCTGCTCGACAGGCAGGGCCGCATCAAGCCGTGCGGTGGCGCGGTGCCGCCACGTCTTTTGCGCGATTTCAACGTCCCGACGTCGATGCTCGTCGCGCAGGTCTCCTCCGCGGAGATCGTCTCGCCGACCGATCGGCGCGTGAACATGCCCATCGAAGGCGGCTTCGTCGGCATGGTCGATCGCGAACATTTCGATGAGTGGCTGCGTCAGCGTGCGGCCGAGGCCGGCGCTGAGCGCTGTGCCGGCACGTTTGAAGCTTTCGACCGCGACACCGACGGGGTGGCGCGCATCCATTACCGGCCGAAAGACGGCGGACGCGACGCGTCTCTCGAAGTCGTGCGCGCACGCGCCGTGATCGGCGCGGACGGCGCAAATTCCGCAGTCGCGCGCGAGGCTGTGCCGCGGGCTGGCCGGGTGCCGTACGTTTTCGCTTATCATGAGATCGTTCGCTCGCCCCAAGACGGCGCCGCGCATTTCGATCCAAAGCGCTGCGATGTCTATTACAATGGCCGCATGTCGCCGGACTTTTATTCCTGGGTCTTCCCCCATGGCGATACGACGAGCATCGGTACCGGCAGTGCCAACAAGGGCTTTTCGTTGCGCAACGCCGTCGCCGATCTGCGCGGCATCACGGGCCTCGACGCGGCCGAAACGATCCGCAAGGAAGGTGCGCCGATTCCGCTGAAGCCCCGCCGGAAATGGGACAACGACCAGGATGTGCTTTTGGCGGGTGATGCCGCTGGCGTCGTGGCGCCGGCTTCCGGCGAGGGCATCTATTACGCCATGGTTTGCGGTCGCTTCGCCGGAGAGGCCGTCGAGGAATTCCTGCGCACCAACGACGCGAAGGCGCTCGCGGGTGCACGCAAGCGCTTCATGAAAGAGCATGGGCGCGTCTTCTGGATCCTCGGGATCATGCAGTACTTCTGGTACAAGAACGACAAACGGCGCGAGCGCTTCGTGTCCATGTGCGCCGATCCGGACGTGCAGCGGCTGACCTGGGAAGCCTATATGAACAAGAAGCTCGTGCGGGCGCGCCCGGGGGCACATATGCGGGTCTTCTTCAAGGATATGGCGCATCTTCTGGGGCTCGTGCAGCCGGACGAGGCGAGCAAGCTCGGTCCCCGTCGCCGCGTTTCCTGA
- the argC gene encoding N-acetyl-gamma-glutamyl-phosphate reductase, translating to MHEKIRIGVLGASGYTGADLVRLAARHPHVEIAALTANTHAGKEMGAVFPHLAILDLPRLKAWEEVDWSELDAVFCGLPHGTTQEITAAVLSANPKARIIDMSADFRLRDASVYAEWYGHEHQAPELQEEAVYGLTEHYRALIKDARLIACPGCYPTAVLMALLPLVRQDMIDASDLIIDAKSGVTGAGRGLKQNTLFAEAGEGLSPYSIGKHRHAPEIEQEIGVAAGMPITVNFTPHLIPMSRGELVTCYVRLAEGATAGDLRQRLVEDYAPEPFVHVLPEGGVPQTQNVRGSNYVQIGVFPDRIPGRALVIAAIDNLVKGSAGQALQNMNVAFGFEEGEGLLQLALFP from the coding sequence ATGCACGAGAAGATTCGCATCGGCGTCCTTGGCGCCTCCGGCTACACCGGCGCCGATCTGGTGCGTCTCGCGGCGCGCCATCCGCATGTCGAGATCGCTGCGCTGACCGCCAACACCCATGCCGGCAAGGAGATGGGGGCGGTGTTTCCGCACCTCGCAATCCTCGATTTGCCGCGTCTCAAAGCCTGGGAAGAGGTCGATTGGAGCGAGCTTGACGCCGTTTTCTGTGGCCTTCCACATGGGACGACGCAAGAGATCACGGCGGCGGTTTTGAGCGCCAATCCGAAAGCGCGCATCATCGATATGTCGGCCGATTTCCGTCTCCGCGATGCATCCGTCTATGCCGAGTGGTACGGCCATGAGCATCAGGCGCCGGAGCTTCAGGAAGAGGCGGTTTATGGCCTGACCGAGCATTACCGCGCTCTCATCAAGGATGCCCGGCTGATCGCCTGTCCGGGCTGCTACCCGACCGCGGTGCTGATGGCACTCCTGCCGCTCGTGCGCCAAGACATGATTGATGCGAGCGATCTCATCATCGATGCGAAATCGGGCGTGACCGGTGCCGGCCGCGGTCTCAAGCAGAATACGCTCTTTGCCGAGGCGGGCGAGGGGCTGTCACCCTATTCCATCGGCAAGCATCGCCACGCGCCGGAGATCGAACAGGAAATCGGCGTTGCCGCGGGGATGCCCATCACCGTGAATTTCACGCCGCATCTCATCCCGATGAGCCGGGGCGAGCTCGTCACCTGCTATGTGCGCCTTGCCGAAGGCGCGACGGCCGGCGATCTTCGCCAACGGCTCGTGGAGGATTACGCGCCGGAGCCGTTCGTGCACGTCCTGCCGGAAGGGGGCGTTCCCCAGACGCAGAATGTCCGCGGCTCCAACTACGTGCAGATCGGCGTTTTCCCCGACCGCATCCCCGGACGTGCGCTGGTCATTGCCGCAATCGACAATCTCGTCAAAGGCTCCGCTGGCCAGGCCCTGCAGAACATGAATGTCGCGTTCGGCTTTGAAGAAGGCGAAGGCCTCTTGCAGCTGGCGCTGTTTCCTTAA